One region of Actinomycetota bacterium genomic DNA includes:
- a CDS encoding dihydrolipoamide acetyltransferase family protein yields the protein AAPAAPEAPAAPAAPPAAAAPPAPAAPAAPEAPAAGGQPEGNGRGGGGNGPSDLTAGRLLSPVVRRLVNEHGLDPEQIPGTGQGGRVTRGDVLAYIDRSGGRAAARQGAGASQAAPPAASPAATAKPVAVPRAGGDDEVIAFSNIRKRTAEHMIRSQATSAHVLVATEVDFWAVDQVRAAHKEQFKAREGFSLTYLPFIARATIDAIAEFPHVNASVGDNQLIVHRRTHLAIAVDLNFEGLIVPVVHDADQLRLTALARSIADLARRARSRELTADDISGGTITITNPGPFGTFITFPVINQPQVAVLSTDGIRKKPVAIELPDGSDAVAVHPVGVVGLSFDHRAFDGAYASAFVARIKDIIETRDWAQEL from the coding sequence GCGGCTCCCGCCGCTCCCGAGGCCCCCGCGGCCCCCGCGGCCCCTCCGGCCGCCGCGGCCCCTCCGGCCCCCGCGGCCCCCGCCGCTCCCGAGGCCCCCGCAGCCGGCGGTCAGCCCGAGGGCAACGGCCGCGGCGGGGGTGGGAACGGTCCCAGCGACCTGACGGCCGGCCGGCTGCTCTCCCCTGTCGTTCGCCGCCTGGTCAACGAGCACGGTCTCGACCCCGAGCAGATCCCCGGCACCGGTCAGGGAGGGCGGGTCACCCGGGGCGACGTGCTGGCCTACATCGACCGCAGTGGCGGCCGGGCGGCCGCCCGCCAGGGCGCGGGCGCCAGCCAAGCGGCCCCGCCGGCCGCGTCCCCCGCCGCCACGGCCAAGCCGGTGGCCGTGCCTCGGGCCGGAGGCGACGACGAGGTCATCGCCTTCTCCAACATCCGCAAGCGCACGGCCGAGCACATGATCCGGTCCCAGGCCACGTCGGCCCACGTGCTGGTGGCCACCGAGGTCGACTTCTGGGCCGTCGACCAGGTGCGGGCGGCCCACAAGGAGCAGTTCAAGGCCCGTGAGGGCTTCTCGCTGACCTACCTGCCGTTCATCGCCCGGGCCACTATCGACGCCATCGCCGAGTTCCCCCACGTCAACGCCTCGGTGGGCGACAACCAGCTCATCGTCCACCGCCGCACCCACCTGGCCATCGCCGTCGACCTCAACTTCGAGGGCCTGATCGTGCCCGTGGTCCACGACGCCGACCAGCTCCGGCTCACGGCCCTGGCCCGCTCGATCGCCGACCTGGCCCGGCGGGCGCGGTCGCGCGAGCTGACGGCCGACGACATCTCCGGGGGCACGATCACGATCACCAACCCGGGGCCGTTCGGCACGTTCATCACGTTCCCGGTCATCAACCAGCCCCAGGTGGCTGTGCTGTCCACCGACGGCATCCGCAAGAAGCCGGTCGCCATCGAGCTACCCGACGGCAGCGACGCGGTGGCCGTCCACCCCGTGGGCGTGGTCGGGCTGTCGTTCGACCACCGGGCCTTCGACGGGGCCTACGCGTCGGCCTTCGTGGCCAGGATCAAGGACATCATCGAGACCCGCGACTGGGCCCAGGAGCTGTAG
- the lipA gene encoding lipoyl synthase, which translates to MDSPLRVRWLGRVRFHDAHGLQRALFAHSRHPYLLLQEHPHVFTLGLRGDPANVLVNPASVGAELVRTDRGGDVTYHGPGQLVGYPVLSWPDGPGATPAFVRSVEQVVIDACADLGLGGLGRLPGFPGVWAGPDGPAPRKVCAVGVRRSRGRTMHGFALNVDPDMAWFDRIVPCGIPDKAVTSMAAEGVRVTMRAVVEAVSARAAEHWGGGQASRADVAWAAGPVAVPEALTIGARKPEWLRVRADLGDGYRQLKRTMRELELVTVCEEAGCPNIFECWNDGTATFMINGDRCTRACGFCLVDTRRPSGPPDPAEPARVAEAVARMGLAHAVVTAVARDDLADGGAAQFTATVDAVRARCPGTAVEVLVPDCKGDPAVLAALFAARPDVLNHNLETVARLQRAVRPQASYARSLALLGRAKAAGLTTKSGLMVGLGEEPAEVVEAMADLRSVGVDILTVGQYLRPSAAHLPVARWWHPHELDELRRTGQAMGFSHVEASPLARSSYHARQASEASQPAPVGPVAVRGPVGRGDPVAG; encoded by the coding sequence GTGGACAGCCCCCTGCGGGTGCGCTGGCTGGGGCGCGTCCGCTTCCACGACGCCCACGGCCTGCAGCGGGCGCTGTTCGCCCATTCCCGCCATCCATACCTCCTGCTCCAGGAGCACCCCCACGTCTTCACCCTGGGCCTGCGGGGCGACCCGGCCAACGTGCTGGTGAACCCGGCGTCGGTCGGGGCCGAGTTGGTGCGCACCGACCGGGGCGGCGACGTGACCTACCACGGGCCGGGCCAGCTCGTGGGTTACCCGGTGCTGTCCTGGCCCGACGGGCCGGGGGCCACGCCCGCCTTCGTCCGGTCGGTGGAGCAGGTGGTCATCGACGCCTGCGCCGACCTCGGGCTGGGGGGGCTGGGGCGGCTCCCCGGGTTCCCGGGCGTGTGGGCCGGGCCTGACGGCCCCGCCCCCCGCAAGGTGTGTGCCGTGGGGGTGCGGCGCAGCCGGGGCCGGACCATGCACGGGTTCGCCCTCAACGTCGACCCCGACATGGCGTGGTTCGACCGCATCGTGCCGTGCGGGATCCCCGACAAGGCGGTCACCTCGATGGCCGCCGAGGGGGTGCGGGTGACGATGCGGGCGGTGGTCGAGGCCGTGAGCGCCCGAGCGGCCGAGCACTGGGGCGGGGGGCAGGCCAGCCGGGCCGATGTCGCCTGGGCGGCCGGGCCGGTCGCCGTCCCCGAGGCGCTGACGATCGGTGCCCGCAAGCCGGAGTGGCTCCGGGTGCGGGCCGACCTGGGCGACGGTTACCGCCAGCTCAAGCGCACCATGCGGGAGCTGGAACTGGTCACGGTGTGCGAGGAGGCCGGCTGTCCCAACATCTTCGAGTGCTGGAACGACGGCACGGCCACGTTCATGATCAACGGCGACCGCTGCACCCGGGCATGTGGGTTCTGCCTGGTCGACACCCGGCGCCCGTCCGGGCCCCCCGACCCTGCCGAACCGGCCCGGGTGGCCGAGGCCGTGGCCCGCATGGGCCTGGCTCACGCGGTCGTGACGGCCGTGGCCCGCGACGACCTGGCCGACGGGGGCGCGGCCCAGTTCACGGCCACCGTGGACGCGGTGCGGGCGCGCTGCCCGGGCACGGCCGTCGAGGTCCTCGTCCCGGACTGCAAGGGCGACCCCGCGGTGCTGGCCGCACTGTTCGCGGCCCGGCCCGACGTGCTCAACCACAACCTCGAGACCGTGGCCCGGCTGCAGCGGGCCGTGCGGCCCCAGGCCTCCTACGCCCGCAGCCTGGCCCTGCTGGGGCGGGCCAAGGCGGCCGGGCTGACGACCAAGTCGGGCCTCATGGTCGGCCTGGGCGAGGAACCGGCCGAAGTGGTCGAGGCCATGGCCGACCTGCGCAGCGTGGGCGTCGACATCCTCACCGTGGGCCAGTACCTGCGGCCCAGCGCCGCCCACCTGCCCGTCGCCCGCTGGTGGCACCCCCACGAGCTCGACGAGCTGAGGCGCACAGGCCAGGCCATGGGCTTCTCCCACGTCGAGGCGTCGCCCCTGGCCCGCTCCAGCTACCACGCCCGCCAGGCCAGCGAGGCCAGCCAACCCGCACCGGTTGGGCCTGTGGCCGTCCGCGGCCCGGTGGGGCGCGGCGACCCGGTGGCCGGGTGA